In the genome of Capra hircus breed San Clemente chromosome 5, ASM170441v1, whole genome shotgun sequence, one region contains:
- the CNOT2 gene encoding CCR4-NOT transcription complex subunit 2 isoform X5, translating to MVRTDGHTLSEKRNYQMLASPSTSGQLSQFGASLYGQQSALGLPMRGMSNNTPQLNRSLSQGTQLPSHVTPTTGVPTMSLHTPPSPSRGILPMNPRNMMNHSQVGQGIGIPSRTNSMSSSGLGSPNRSSPSIICMPKQQPSRQPFTVNSMSGFGMNRNQAFGMNNSLSSNIFNGTDGSENVTGLDLSDFPALADRNRREGSGNPTPLINPLAGRAPYVGMVTKPANEQSQDFSIHNEDFPALPGSSYKDPTSSNDDSKSNLNTSGKTTSNTDGPKFPGDKSSTTQNNNQQKKGIQVLPDGRVTNIPQGMVTDQFGMIGLLTFIRAAETDPGMVHLALGSDLTTLGLNLNSPENLYPKFASPWASSPCRPQDIDFHVPSEYLTNIHIRDKLAAIKLGRYGEDLLFYLYYMNGGDVLQLLAAVELFNRDWRYHKEERVWITRAPGMEPTMKTNTYERGTYYFFDCLNWRKVAKEFHLEYDKLEERPHLPSTFNYNPAQQAF from the exons ATGCTGGCATCACCATCTACATCAGGTCAGCTGTCTCAGTTTGGGGCAAGTTTATACGGGCAACAAA GTGCACTAGGCCTTCCAATGAGGGGGATGAGCAACAATACCCCTCAATTAAATCGCAGCTTATCACAAGGCACTCAGTTACCGAGCCACGTCACGCCAACAACAGGGGTACCAACAATGTCACTTCACACGCCTCCATCTCCAAGCAG GGGTATTTTGCCTATGAATCCTAGGAATATGATGAACCACTCCCAGGTTGGTCAGGGCATTGGAATTCCTAGCAGGACAAATAGCATGAGCAGTTCAGGGTTAGGTAGCCCCAACAGAAGCTCGCCGAGCATAATATGTATGCCAAAGCAGCAGCCTTCTCGACAACCTTTTACTGTGAACAG TATGTCTGGATTTGGAATGAACAGGAATCAGGCATTTGGAATGAATAACTCCTTATCAAGTAACATTTTTAATGGAACAG ATGGAAGTGAAAATGTGACAGGATTGGACCTTTCAGATTTTCCAGCATTAGCAGACCGAAACAGAAgggaaggaagtggtaacccaacTCCATTAATAAACCCCTTGGCTGGAAGAGCTCCTTATG TTGGAATGGTAACAAAACCAGCAAATGAGCAATCCCAGGACTTCTCAATACACAATGAAGATTTTCCAGCATTACCTGGTTCCAGTTATAAAGATCCAACGTCAAGTAACGATGACAGTAAATCT aaTTTGAATACATCTGGCAAGACAACTTCAAATACAGATGGACCCAAATTCCCTGGAGATAAAAGTTCAACGACACAAAATAATAACCAGCAGAAAAAAGGGATCCAGGTGTTACCTGATG GTCGGGTTACTAACATTCCCCAAGGGATGGTGACGGACCAATTTGGAATGATTGGCCTGTTAACATTTATCAGGGCAGCAGAGACAGACCCAGGAATGGTACATCTTGCATTAGGAAGTGACTTAACAACATTAGGCCTCAATCTGAACTCTCCCGA AAATCTCTACCCCAAATTTGCATCACCCTGGGCATCTTCACCTTGTCGACCTCAAGACATAG ACTTCCATGTTCCATCTGAGTACTTAACGAACATTCACATTAGGGATAAG CTGGCTGCAATAAAACTTGGCCGATACGGAGAAGACCTTCTTTTCTATCTCTATTACATGAACGGAGGAGACGTATTACAACTTTTAGCTGCAGTAGAGCT ttttaaCCGTGATTGGAGATACCACAAAGAAGAACGAGTATGGATTACCAGGGCACCAGGCATGGAGCCAACAATGAAAACCAATACATATGAGAGGGGAACATATTACTTCTTTGACTGTCTTAACTGGAGGAAAGTAGCTAAG
- the CNOT2 gene encoding CCR4-NOT transcription complex subunit 2 isoform X6: protein MRGMSNNTPQLNRSLSQGTQLPSHVTPTTGVPTMSLHTPPSPSRGILPMNPRNMMNHSQVGQGIGIPSRTNSMSSSGLGSPNRSSPSIICMPKQQPSRQPFTVNSMSGFGMNRNQAFGMNNSLSSNIFNGTDGSENVTGLDLSDFPALADRNRREGSGNPTPLINPLAGRAPYVGMVTKPANEQSQDFSIHNEDFPALPGSSYKDPTSSNDDSKSNLNTSGKTTSNTDGPKFPGDKSSTTQNNNQQKKGIQVLPDGRVTNIPQGMVTDQFGMIGLLTFIRAAETDPGMVHLALGSDLTTLGLNLNSPENLYPKFASPWASSPCRPQDIDFHVPSEYLTNIHIRDKLAAIKLGRYGEDLLFYLYYMNGGDVLQLLAAVELFNRDWRYHKEERVWITRAPGMEPTMKTNTYERGTYYFFDCLNWRKVAKEFHLEYDKLEERPHLPSTFNYNPAQQAF, encoded by the exons ATGAGGGGGATGAGCAACAATACCCCTCAATTAAATCGCAGCTTATCACAAGGCACTCAGTTACCGAGCCACGTCACGCCAACAACAGGGGTACCAACAATGTCACTTCACACGCCTCCATCTCCAAGCAG GGGTATTTTGCCTATGAATCCTAGGAATATGATGAACCACTCCCAGGTTGGTCAGGGCATTGGAATTCCTAGCAGGACAAATAGCATGAGCAGTTCAGGGTTAGGTAGCCCCAACAGAAGCTCGCCGAGCATAATATGTATGCCAAAGCAGCAGCCTTCTCGACAACCTTTTACTGTGAACAG TATGTCTGGATTTGGAATGAACAGGAATCAGGCATTTGGAATGAATAACTCCTTATCAAGTAACATTTTTAATGGAACAG ATGGAAGTGAAAATGTGACAGGATTGGACCTTTCAGATTTTCCAGCATTAGCAGACCGAAACAGAAgggaaggaagtggtaacccaacTCCATTAATAAACCCCTTGGCTGGAAGAGCTCCTTATG TTGGAATGGTAACAAAACCAGCAAATGAGCAATCCCAGGACTTCTCAATACACAATGAAGATTTTCCAGCATTACCTGGTTCCAGTTATAAAGATCCAACGTCAAGTAACGATGACAGTAAATCT aaTTTGAATACATCTGGCAAGACAACTTCAAATACAGATGGACCCAAATTCCCTGGAGATAAAAGTTCAACGACACAAAATAATAACCAGCAGAAAAAAGGGATCCAGGTGTTACCTGATG GTCGGGTTACTAACATTCCCCAAGGGATGGTGACGGACCAATTTGGAATGATTGGCCTGTTAACATTTATCAGGGCAGCAGAGACAGACCCAGGAATGGTACATCTTGCATTAGGAAGTGACTTAACAACATTAGGCCTCAATCTGAACTCTCCCGA AAATCTCTACCCCAAATTTGCATCACCCTGGGCATCTTCACCTTGTCGACCTCAAGACATAG ACTTCCATGTTCCATCTGAGTACTTAACGAACATTCACATTAGGGATAAG CTGGCTGCAATAAAACTTGGCCGATACGGAGAAGACCTTCTTTTCTATCTCTATTACATGAACGGAGGAGACGTATTACAACTTTTAGCTGCAGTAGAGCT ttttaaCCGTGATTGGAGATACCACAAAGAAGAACGAGTATGGATTACCAGGGCACCAGGCATGGAGCCAACAATGAAAACCAATACATATGAGAGGGGAACATATTACTTCTTTGACTGTCTTAACTGGAGGAAAGTAGCTAAG